In Citrus sinensis cultivar Valencia sweet orange chromosome 2, DVS_A1.0, whole genome shotgun sequence, a single genomic region encodes these proteins:
- the LOC102622021 gene encoding uncharacterized protein LOC102622021 isoform X3 has product MEAAEELERRSKFLNSLIQKKKAKEQQEQNDQLNVRVRASDMPLPLQNKAFKCARDQLDSMPGKLDSKRLALALKKKGSTIVVGTVSWRCWMLLVKMHSGALKFESAFDQKQLCSKAHL; this is encoded by the exons ATGGAGGCTGCAGAGGAGTTGGAGAGAAGGAGCAAGTTTTTGAACAGCTTGATACAGAAGAAGAAAGCCAAAGAGCAGCAAGAACAAAATGATCAGCTTAATGTTCGTGTTAGAGCCTCTGATATGCCACTCCCTTTacaaaacaaagcatttaAATGTGCCCGTGACCAGCTTGATTCCATGCCTGGCAAGCTTGACAGTAAACGTCTAGCTCTTGCCCTTAAGAAG AAGGGAAGCACAATTGTGGTTGGTACAGTTTCCTGGAGATGCTGGATGTTGTTGGTTAAGATGCACTCAGGAGCGCTAAAATTCGAGAGTGCTTTTGACCAAAAGCAGCTTTGCTCAAAAGCACATCTATAG